A region from the Aegilops tauschii subsp. strangulata cultivar AL8/78 chromosome 5, Aet v6.0, whole genome shotgun sequence genome encodes:
- the LOC109774384 gene encoding protein FAR1-RELATED SEQUENCE 9 isoform X1, translating to MTGMVTELDKPGAEIADNSTKKRRTCRVADDEGSPVPELHRKKASKNAVETMSSASELSKEPVGKQSMTEERPQPTGDSYEELSSDSIEKNTDRILADEADKETNSVDHSLQQAEEQNQLHDNVENNEMVNRNPSESDSDSSSGSDSDSELGKYFYPKFEELEAARKPEPGMKFQTLEDANGFYSTYALLTGFVAKRNSNYRRQKYHIECNRSGKPTPARNPNRKRKINSFERTNCQAKVIVKLTKGQWEFATVRNEHNHPLSPNPSLARFFLSQKHMSSEEKSFLKVLQQSKIPPNKILRIFRRMRSSFGNISFKKQDPVSSVRSSSENIPSKKKDPISLQCTEQRKTENSDVESALKHLKELELRNPSFFYIKQTDEDNIVRSIFWTDARSRMDYNIFGDFISVDTTYTTNRHNLPVATITGINNHGRTLLLGCALLRDGRAETFKWMFQTLLQVLGGKIPGSIITNQDEPLGRAIAEVLPQVRLRFWKCDVMGKAHERIAAFMAARGNIKLELDSLVDNSLTEMEFEEGWSSLIERYDASKNEYLQFMWRIRKIWAPVYFRQDFYPFAESLGRGEGMNIVLFRNYVLPKDRIEKFIERYEEIQKTTLKTDDEDRRQAGTVPSCFSLQPIEKHSSTIYTRQIFLKVQRELLHSTAFDVHVVKKGSVYRLERVFNYENPEFDRNAFEVFVDPVSNTFICQCAKFARDRLLCCHIFRLFTQLGINEIPGQYIVPRWTDKFKEEKAKQYTEKCLEKADSTARYEMLMSKMADLSKKICSDGTKCNAFMLEFDSIQEKLLATDGENPRDNDNCMEIITTS from the exons ATGACAGGAATGGTTACAGAATTGGACAAGCCAGGAGCAGAAATCGCAGACAACTCCACAAAAAAGAGAAGGACATGCAGGGTAGCTGACGATGAAGGTTCCCCTGTACCAGAGTTGCATAGGAAAAAG GCCAGTAAAAATGCTGTGGAAACAATGTCATCTGCAAGTGAATTGAGCAAG GAACCTGTTGGGAAACAATCAATgacagaagaaagaccacaaccaACTGGTGATAGTTACGAG GAACTATCTTCAGATAGTATTGAAAAGAATACAGATAGAATATTAGCAGATGAAGCAGATAAAGAAACCAACTCAGTCGACCATTCACTGCAGCAAGCCGAAGAACAGAACCAACTACACGATAATGTGGAAAACAATGAAATGGTAAACAGGAACCCCAGTGAAAGTGATTCAGACAGCAGCTCAGGGAGCGACTCAGACAGTGAACTAGGGAAATACTTTTATCCTAAATTTGAGGAATTGGAGGCTGCAAGAAAACCAGAACCTGGAATGAAGTTTCAAACCCTCGAAGATGCAAACGGATTCTATAGTACTTATGCTCTCCTGACTGGTTTTGTGGCAAAGCGAAATTCAAATTACAGGAGACAGAAGTATCACATAGAGTGCAACAGGAGTGGCAAACCAACACCAGCTCGGAACCCAAACAGGAAGAGGAAAATAAATTCCTTTGAGAGGACAAATTGCCAAGCGAAGGTGATAGTGAAGCTCACTAAGGGACAATGGGAGTTCGCAACTGTTCGGAATGAGCACAACCATCCGCtatctccaaacccttccctcgCAAGATTTTTCCTGAGCCAGAAACACATGTCAAGTGAGGAAAAGTCATTTCTAAAAGTTCTGCAGCAAAGTAAGATACCTCCCAATAAAATTCTGAGGATTTTTAGGAGAATGAGAAGTAGTTTTGGAAATATATCATTCAAGAAACAAGATCCAGTCAGTTCTGTGAGAAGCAGTTCTGAAAACATACCATCCAAGAAAAAAGATCCAATCAGTTTACAGTGTACAGAACAACGGAAAACAGAAAACTCAGATGTTGAAAGTGCGTTGAAGCACTTAAAAGAATTGGAGCTGCGGAACCCAAGTTTTTTCTACATCAAGCAAACAGATGAAGACAACATAGTCCGCAGTATTTTCTGGACTGATGCGAGGTCAAGGATGGATTATAATATTTTTGGAGATTTCATCTCGGTTGATACAACTTACACCACAAATAGGCATAATTTGCCTGTTGCTACCATTACTGGGATAAATAACCATGGGAGAACTCTCTTGTTAGGATGTGCCCTGCTACGCGATGGGAGAGCTGAAACCTTCAAATGGATGTTCCAAACACTTTTGCAAGTGCTGGGAGGAAAAATACCAGGATCAATCATTACAAACCAGGATGAACCCCTAGGAAGAGCAATTGCAGAGGTCCTGCCACAGGTAAGGCTCAGGTTTTGGAAATGTGATGTAATGGGTAAAGCACATGAAAGGATAGCAGCCTTCATGGCAGCAAGAGGCAACATAAAATTAGAGCTGGATAGCTTAGTTGACAACTCACTGACGGAAATGGAATTTGAAGAAGGATGGAGTTCACTTATTGAGAGATACGATGCAAGTAAAAATGAGTACCTACAATTCATGTGGCGGATAAGGAAAATCTGGGCGCCTGTTTATTTCAGACAAGATTTCTATCCATTTGCCGAATCACTTGGACGTGGTGAAGGTATGAACATCGTATTATTCCGAAACTATGTGCTTCCAAAGGACAGAATAGAGAAGTTCATCGAAAGATACGAGGAGATACAGAAGACGACACTAAAAACGGATGACGAAGATAGACGGCAAGCAGGAACTGTACCTTCATGCTTCTCATTGCAGCCAATAGAAAAGCATTCATCTACTATTTACACCAGGCAGATATTCCTGAAAGTGCAGAGAGAACTACTCCATTCTACGGCGTTCGACGTGCACGTGGTAAAGAAAGGGTCTGTGTACCGACTGGAGAGGGTCTTCAACTACGAGAACCCAGAGTTTGATAGAAATGCCTTTGAAGTGTTTGTTGATCCTGTCAGCAACACATTCATATGCCAATGCGCAAAGTTTGCCAGAGATAGATTACTGTGCTGCCACATATTCAGGCTTTTCACGCAGCTTGGAATCAACGAAATACCCGGGCAATACATCGTCCCCAGATGGACCGACAAATTCAAGGAAGAGAAGGCGAAGCAGTACACGGAGAAATGCCTAGAGAAGGCAGACAGCACAGCGAGATACGAAATGTTGATGAGCAAAATGGCCGACCTCAGCAAGAAGATATGCAGCGATGGCACGAAATGCAACGCATTCATGCTTGAGTTCGACAGTATTCAAGAGAAACTGCTAGCAACAGACGGAGAAAATCCTCGCGACAATGACAACTGTATGGAGATTATTACTACCAGCTAG
- the LOC109774384 gene encoding protein FAR1-RELATED SEQUENCE 9 isoform X2, with the protein MVTELDKPGAEIADNSTKKRRTCRVADDEGSPVPELHRKKASKNAVETMSSASELSKEPVGKQSMTEERPQPTGDSYEELSSDSIEKNTDRILADEADKETNSVDHSLQQAEEQNQLHDNVENNEMVNRNPSESDSDSSSGSDSDSELGKYFYPKFEELEAARKPEPGMKFQTLEDANGFYSTYALLTGFVAKRNSNYRRQKYHIECNRSGKPTPARNPNRKRKINSFERTNCQAKVIVKLTKGQWEFATVRNEHNHPLSPNPSLARFFLSQKHMSSEEKSFLKVLQQSKIPPNKILRIFRRMRSSFGNISFKKQDPVSSVRSSSENIPSKKKDPISLQCTEQRKTENSDVESALKHLKELELRNPSFFYIKQTDEDNIVRSIFWTDARSRMDYNIFGDFISVDTTYTTNRHNLPVATITGINNHGRTLLLGCALLRDGRAETFKWMFQTLLQVLGGKIPGSIITNQDEPLGRAIAEVLPQVRLRFWKCDVMGKAHERIAAFMAARGNIKLELDSLVDNSLTEMEFEEGWSSLIERYDASKNEYLQFMWRIRKIWAPVYFRQDFYPFAESLGRGEGMNIVLFRNYVLPKDRIEKFIERYEEIQKTTLKTDDEDRRQAGTVPSCFSLQPIEKHSSTIYTRQIFLKVQRELLHSTAFDVHVVKKGSVYRLERVFNYENPEFDRNAFEVFVDPVSNTFICQCAKFARDRLLCCHIFRLFTQLGINEIPGQYIVPRWTDKFKEEKAKQYTEKCLEKADSTARYEMLMSKMADLSKKICSDGTKCNAFMLEFDSIQEKLLATDGENPRDNDNCMEIITTS; encoded by the exons ATGGTTACAGAATTGGACAAGCCAGGAGCAGAAATCGCAGACAACTCCACAAAAAAGAGAAGGACATGCAGGGTAGCTGACGATGAAGGTTCCCCTGTACCAGAGTTGCATAGGAAAAAG GCCAGTAAAAATGCTGTGGAAACAATGTCATCTGCAAGTGAATTGAGCAAG GAACCTGTTGGGAAACAATCAATgacagaagaaagaccacaaccaACTGGTGATAGTTACGAG GAACTATCTTCAGATAGTATTGAAAAGAATACAGATAGAATATTAGCAGATGAAGCAGATAAAGAAACCAACTCAGTCGACCATTCACTGCAGCAAGCCGAAGAACAGAACCAACTACACGATAATGTGGAAAACAATGAAATGGTAAACAGGAACCCCAGTGAAAGTGATTCAGACAGCAGCTCAGGGAGCGACTCAGACAGTGAACTAGGGAAATACTTTTATCCTAAATTTGAGGAATTGGAGGCTGCAAGAAAACCAGAACCTGGAATGAAGTTTCAAACCCTCGAAGATGCAAACGGATTCTATAGTACTTATGCTCTCCTGACTGGTTTTGTGGCAAAGCGAAATTCAAATTACAGGAGACAGAAGTATCACATAGAGTGCAACAGGAGTGGCAAACCAACACCAGCTCGGAACCCAAACAGGAAGAGGAAAATAAATTCCTTTGAGAGGACAAATTGCCAAGCGAAGGTGATAGTGAAGCTCACTAAGGGACAATGGGAGTTCGCAACTGTTCGGAATGAGCACAACCATCCGCtatctccaaacccttccctcgCAAGATTTTTCCTGAGCCAGAAACACATGTCAAGTGAGGAAAAGTCATTTCTAAAAGTTCTGCAGCAAAGTAAGATACCTCCCAATAAAATTCTGAGGATTTTTAGGAGAATGAGAAGTAGTTTTGGAAATATATCATTCAAGAAACAAGATCCAGTCAGTTCTGTGAGAAGCAGTTCTGAAAACATACCATCCAAGAAAAAAGATCCAATCAGTTTACAGTGTACAGAACAACGGAAAACAGAAAACTCAGATGTTGAAAGTGCGTTGAAGCACTTAAAAGAATTGGAGCTGCGGAACCCAAGTTTTTTCTACATCAAGCAAACAGATGAAGACAACATAGTCCGCAGTATTTTCTGGACTGATGCGAGGTCAAGGATGGATTATAATATTTTTGGAGATTTCATCTCGGTTGATACAACTTACACCACAAATAGGCATAATTTGCCTGTTGCTACCATTACTGGGATAAATAACCATGGGAGAACTCTCTTGTTAGGATGTGCCCTGCTACGCGATGGGAGAGCTGAAACCTTCAAATGGATGTTCCAAACACTTTTGCAAGTGCTGGGAGGAAAAATACCAGGATCAATCATTACAAACCAGGATGAACCCCTAGGAAGAGCAATTGCAGAGGTCCTGCCACAGGTAAGGCTCAGGTTTTGGAAATGTGATGTAATGGGTAAAGCACATGAAAGGATAGCAGCCTTCATGGCAGCAAGAGGCAACATAAAATTAGAGCTGGATAGCTTAGTTGACAACTCACTGACGGAAATGGAATTTGAAGAAGGATGGAGTTCACTTATTGAGAGATACGATGCAAGTAAAAATGAGTACCTACAATTCATGTGGCGGATAAGGAAAATCTGGGCGCCTGTTTATTTCAGACAAGATTTCTATCCATTTGCCGAATCACTTGGACGTGGTGAAGGTATGAACATCGTATTATTCCGAAACTATGTGCTTCCAAAGGACAGAATAGAGAAGTTCATCGAAAGATACGAGGAGATACAGAAGACGACACTAAAAACGGATGACGAAGATAGACGGCAAGCAGGAACTGTACCTTCATGCTTCTCATTGCAGCCAATAGAAAAGCATTCATCTACTATTTACACCAGGCAGATATTCCTGAAAGTGCAGAGAGAACTACTCCATTCTACGGCGTTCGACGTGCACGTGGTAAAGAAAGGGTCTGTGTACCGACTGGAGAGGGTCTTCAACTACGAGAACCCAGAGTTTGATAGAAATGCCTTTGAAGTGTTTGTTGATCCTGTCAGCAACACATTCATATGCCAATGCGCAAAGTTTGCCAGAGATAGATTACTGTGCTGCCACATATTCAGGCTTTTCACGCAGCTTGGAATCAACGAAATACCCGGGCAATACATCGTCCCCAGATGGACCGACAAATTCAAGGAAGAGAAGGCGAAGCAGTACACGGAGAAATGCCTAGAGAAGGCAGACAGCACAGCGAGATACGAAATGTTGATGAGCAAAATGGCCGACCTCAGCAAGAAGATATGCAGCGATGGCACGAAATGCAACGCATTCATGCTTGAGTTCGACAGTATTCAAGAGAAACTGCTAGCAACAGACGGAGAAAATCCTCGCGACAATGACAACTGTATGGAGATTATTACTACCAGCTAG